One Canis lupus baileyi chromosome 1, mCanLup2.hap1, whole genome shotgun sequence genomic window, TGTTTTGCACAAAGGGAATCTTGTTGATGATCCAGTATAATCGATGACTGTAGAACATAGTCTCTTAAGGGTTTTGCTTTGCTTCTTTGAGAGAGGCTGTTGCTGTCCATGTTAATTCCACGGGGGGTTTCTTCCCTCAGGTTGAGAACCTGAAGCAGAGAGTCCgccaacttaaaaaatattaaaaagaggaaagcaaacaGTTAGCGATACCTAAGTCTCATGCTAAAGGCAAATACATTCCCCCACAAAccatcagcatcacttgggagcttattagaaaagcaaattcttaGGTCTACCCCCGACCTACTGAGTTAGAAACtctgggtggggggagcccagCGATCTGGCCTTTCAGaagtcctccaggtgattctgagtCTGTTCATGCTGGAGAACCACAGTTCTCTAACGAGAgacggaaagagagagacagagagacagagagagacagagagacagaaacaaactGACTTCCTCTTTTTTCTGGAGCTGCTCTATGTTTGGCTCTCTTTGTTTCATTAGCTGAACTTGTATCCTGATAGGACTATtcaggtatatacatatattttaaatatttcatccatttattcatgagagacagagagaaaaagagagaggcagagacacaggcagagggagaagcagacccccgctgagcagggagcccgatgtgggacttgatccaggaccctgggatcatgccctgagctgaaggcagacactcaaccactgagccacccaggtgcccctcattcagGTATATTTTGACCACAGTTGGAAATTAAATGTATGATCACCGGGAATTTGTTACTCAAGTGTCAGCTTGGTAGGGGGGCCCTTAGCGAATATGGAATCttaattcttactttgtttaGTTTGGCAACGCCTCATTGCACAAATCAAAGCTAGTTTATGAATCACAGGATGACACATTACGAAGCTCGGACTGTAAGTGGTAGTAGCATGCAACTTGGGAACAGGAGCTAATTTGGATTTCCGCCAGTTGTAAATTTATTGTGGCTTGCTTGTTATGGCTTCTGCTCAAATTCAGACTGAAGAAAGAATGAGTAGTTGTAATGTTAAAATATGTCTTTGTTCCCCATATAGCACCCTATCTatggggaaatgagaaaatgcttttcAACCAGACTGGAGCTTATTACACTTTCCAAGGTTCTCTGGCAATTCAGGTTCCCCAATGGCCAGACCCGCCATTTGTTTCTAATAAAGGAGTTACTTAGGCGAGTTATTATTATCTGCTCTGTGACTCAACTGCTTTGGCAAGGTGCTAATAAGGCCAGGGACTGAGGCTCAATTCCCACACAGACTaattagttttgcttttctccatGTAACCTGGGCTGCACTGTTAAGGGTCACCAGCCTGCCTGAAGATGCTTCCATCCATCTTGCAATATAGGCCAGTGCTCATAAAAGGGGCCAGTGGAGGATGTGGGCAAGGATCGGTGAAGCCCCTACACTGGCTCAAAATATTGAATCTGAGCTGTTTGGCTCAAGGGAATGGAAGTAAAGCTACAAGGAAAAAGTAAAGGTAACCGAGGAAGATCAAGGAGCCAGAGGCAAGAGGGAGGGGTCCGTTATGGTGGGGGGAGCTAtactggaggtgggggtgacttcACTCTGATCCTTCAGAGGAAATGTCAGGGTGATCAGAGACTTTTTAGTTATTCTCAATTACATATTGCTGTTTTTCCTACATTTGGAACTTCCTCTGGAGTGTTTcacacatgaagaaataaaacctttctaTTCTCAATGCTGATTTGACGGGACAGTGGGAGCCATCCCTTAAAAGTGAGGGCAAACTTGTATTTTTACTTCCTTCCTGTAACACCCTCCGCAATGCACTCCCTAGGCCCCTTTCTTCTTGTCCACTGAataacagaaaacacacacacacacacacacacacacaaaggctgCAAAGAACAATGCTCTAAATTACAAAAGGAACCCAAAGGTCAACTTCAAACTTCCTTGAAACTCAAGACAATCCATAGCCACATCTAGTATTATGTTTTCAGTACTGGGGCTGACCTAAACACTGTTTCATGTGCTAGAAACCATAGGGTAAAAGTTCCATTAATTTTTTGTGATAAGGGTACAGTTAAAAGATTAGGTTAACCTTGAAAATGATTGGCCATAATTGCTAATAAAGTTCTGGAGCTCTTCTGCCATGATTATAGTAGTCTAGTTTCAGTGCACATTTACACAAACCTTTCCTGAATTAAGTAAATATCTTTGTCACCAAAACATGAAGATGCTCAGAGTTTCTGACTACAGCTCTGGGAGATCTGGCGACAGGACTTCATGTTTTATGACTAAAATGGGAGAGGAGAGCATATGtgcacagtttttaattttaagaaaagtcCTTCAGCCTTTGAAAATTCCTGCTGCTACTTCTGGCAATGCTCAGCTAAGTTATTAAACCTCGTCCTAACATTGAGCAATATATGGATTTCTAATAGAACCATTCTCTTGGTATTCCCCCTTTGTGAATAAGAAAACTAGAAGATGCTTTCAATTTGCATGTCAACATTGTTTCACTAAGATGGAGTTTCCAAACAAGAAGAGTGATAAACCCTTTCCGTCTGTGCAACAACTATACAATGGTTGAATTTTTTCATATTGCTGggaaatatatccaaaagaacgGTACCAATGTGTGCAATAGTTAATTATTCGACTTGAGATGGAACATAACGTGGGagatcagggtggctcagtcagttgggcacccaactcttggtttccactcagctCATGATCACAGGGTCGAGGGATTGAGCCTGACAAGGGGTTCATGCTCAGTGAAGTCTCTTTCCCCTCTCATTCTGACCCTCACGCTGCTCATgtgacctctctctctcaaataaataaagtaaaatcttaaaaaaaaaaaaggaataaaatgggaTGGGTCATCAAAGCTTAtagaaggaataaaaacaaaacataaaaagatagaGTAGAAAATTGAGGTCTGATTATTAAAAGATAGCTTTATCCCCCCTGCATcacatgaaaacagaaacactgtCCCCTTGAAACACTCACTCTTTGTGACTGCCCACTCAGGCCACCTCACACTATGACCACTCAGTGATTATTTTGGAGCTATTCTTTCATACTTGGCTTCTCAGCTTACAGAATATTCTTCTGAATATGacagaaaattttttatttttaaggaaggagctaaatcttttaaaaagacctatttatttatttgagcaagagacagagaagcagagggagagagaatctcaagtagactccccgctgagtgcagagcctgatgtggctcttgagcccaggaccctgacatcatgacctgaactgaattaagagtcggatgcttaaccgactgagctactcaggtgccccggGAGCTGAATTTTTTTCAATCTCAAATTTATGCAGATCCAGGGTTAGAGGAATAAAGTAACTCAAAGTGGATATTGCAGTTTCACTCAAATAGGAATgagttagggatgcctgagtggctcagtggtccaagagcatctgcctttggctcagatcatgatcctggggtcctgggattgagttccacagcgggctcccctcagggagcctacttctccctccccccatgtctgtgcctttctctgtgtgtctgtcatgaataaataaataaaagctttttttaaaaaaaaaaaaggaatgagtgaTGAGCGTAAGTCCATTTCCGTGTTTATAAAGTTGCTTTAGGGAGTTTTGTGGCAGTGATCATTGTTACTCCTCAGACAAAGGAGAAGGCACTGCTGTTGGACATCCACGCAGTAAGTCCATAAAGTCACCTGATCAAGAAAAGGCTTCAGTCAGGGGCTGGGAAGTCAATCCTAAATTCCCGGAGCCCTCAGAGACCTGTAATCCACCAACAAAGAAGTGAGCTGGTTGTGACCCCAATAATACAGATGTGGGTAAGAGAATCACTCGGGGCTTTGTACAAAGTTGCTACTTATTTCCGTATCGGTTGGCTTAATCCAGATTTTCTTTCTGAATAAAGGCTCCTAGAGATTTTTCTCCCTAGGTGCTTAATGCAACAAGTGAACTTTGCATTTGTGTTTGGCATAGAGAATCCACAGTAGACCAAAGTGCAGTGAAACACAGAGAAGCCAGCGAGGCTTGGCAAAGCCAGCCCTGCATCTCTGCAAAGGGCCCATCAGTCAAAGAGTTAATCACCGTGAAGGAGTGAAGGCGCCAGCTCCCCAAGCTCGGTGAGTGAAACGCAGTATTATTCTGGTCAGAAACCgtgaggagggcagcccaggtggctcagtggtttagcctgccttcagctcagggcctgatcctggagacccgggatcgagtcccatgtcgggctccctgcatagagcctgcttctctctctctccccctctctctctctgtgtctctcataaataaataaataaaatcttaaaaaaaaaaaaaaaaagaaaccatgaggAGCAAGGCTACTACTAGATCCCACATCCTTCATATTTAGGATCCACAAGGACTCTCTCGTTCCCCAGGAGATGCTTTGTGTGGCCCCAGACTGTCCATGGAGAGACGTGGGCTCCTATCCTGCTCTCACCAGTGAAAAGCTATGTGACTTGTCTCAGTTTACTCATGTGTGAAACGGGGAGAATGATAGAATTTTCTTGaatcttcctccttttttaaaatttttaaaaaagattttttttatttattcatgagacacacccagagagaggcagagacataggcagagggagaagcaggctccatgcggggagcctgacatgggacttgaccccgggactcaaccgctgagccacccaggcgtcccttgaatCTTTCTCCTAATACTGCTGTGAGCATGAACAGAGAAAAGTGAAGGTGAACTGCATTGCCTGGTACTTGGATTATGGTAATCACTCAATAAAAGCAGCCATCCTTAGTATTACTAGAATTGTgattattgtttttgctttttatatcaATTTTGTGGAAACTTCTTAAAGGTTAATGAGAATCACTTCATTTTCTGTTGCTTTGCTTTCTTCCTAtacattttattctctcttccatcatctttattctctcttccatCCCATTTACTCTTTGTACCTAAGCAATGCCCATTTGGTAtaattccttctccctcttttctacGAGAcactataccaaaaaaaaaaaaaatcagttgattaGATGTGTtcatcaagttttaaaatattatgtgagACCCAAACTAAGTAATCTTAGAACAAATATAAAGAAGTGCTCCTCTGCATAGAAGGTAGCAAACCAGAATGTTCTCTTCTAAAAGTGTATGTGAATAGCCCCCTCCACTAGTGCTCATCAAAAACAAACATAGGGCACAtcccagaggcaagggaaacaaaagcaaaaatgaactatcgggacttcatcaacataaaaagcttctgcacagcaaaaacaGTCAACACAATTAAAAGAAGGcagcctgtggaatgggagaagatatttgaaatgtcttatcaggggattcctgggtggctcagtggtttagcgcctgccttcggcccagggcatgatcctggaggccccaggatcgagtcccgcgttgggctccctgcatgaagcctgcttctccctctgcctgtgtttctgcctctttctctctctctgtgtctctcatgaataaaaaaataaataaatctttttaaaaaatgaaatgtcttatcagataaagggttagtatccaaaatctataaagaactcatgaaACTCAACgctcaaaaaccaaataatccggttaagaaatgggcagaagacataaatagacacttttccaaagaagacatgcagatggctgacagacacatgaaaagatgctcaatatcagtcatcaccagagaaatacaaatcaaaaccacaatgagataccacctcacacacatcagaacggctaaaattagtaacacaagaaacaacaggtgcctgtgaggatgaggaaggggaaccctcctacattgttggtgggaatgcaaaccggtgcagccactctggaaaacagtgtggactttcctcaaaagttaaaaatagaactaccctacgacccagtaattgcactactaggtatttacccaaaagatataaaattgcAGATTTGAAGGGACACCTGCGCCATGATGTTTATATAAGCAACAccaacaatagctaaactatggagagagctcaaatattcatcaactgatgaatggataaagaagatatggaatattactcagccatcaaaaatgaaatcttgccatttgcaacaacgtggatggtgCCTGAGTGTACtacgctaagtgaaattagtcacagaaaaacaaatatatgatttcactcatatgtggaatttaagaaacaagacagatgaaCGTATGGGAAGgtggaaaaaggagagaggaaacaaaccataagagactcttaatggtggagaacaaactgaggactgatggagggaggtgagtgggggatgggctagatgggtgaaggggattaaggagggcactggccATGAGCACCAAgggttgtatgtaagtgatgaatcactgacttctactcccgaaaccaatattgcactgtatgctaactaactaaaatttaaataaaaatcaaaacaaacaaacatagggAGAGACTCAAATAATCTCTGGCCTCACTTTCAAAAAATTCTGGGAGGGCCTGGTtggtgggttaaaaaaaaaaatcccttcaatGCACAATCACTAATAAGCATGATAACTAATAAAACTCCTAAATTGGAGTTTGGAACCAATATCCTCTTGATTTGCTGAGAATAAAAATCATCTATTATGTTGAAATTAGACGGGGAAGCGCCTACTCATTTCTCAGCGTGTATTGGTGTCAGCCTAGTTAAGTGGCTCTGAAGGCTTGCACAATTTTATTCTTCTCAGCTCCAACCTAACCTTCCAGCTCTCCCCCAAACACCTCCACCcttcaccccatcccaccccgtTCCCACTCTCCCACCCAGTGTGTTGTACCTTCACGAGTTGGACCTATGACTTTAAAGTTGCTGTCATCCTGGTAATCCCAAGCAGACTGGCGAATGCCCAGGGGCTCCCTCTGAGGTGTCTGATGGCTCCTGGTCCCCTTTGCTTCCATGAGGCTTAGTAAATTCCTTGCAGCTTCTTCCCACCGGATGTACCCCTGCAGCTGCTGCTTCAGGCTCCCTTCCTCATAAACATATGGGGACTCTCTGGTGCTCTTTTTCCCCATTAGGTGCCCtgtgaaaagaaacacaaaaccaaaatatgACCATTGAACCCAGGGGAACTCATAAACAAGAAATTTCAAAGGACACCAGTTAGGTGTCTACAGCTTCCTCCCAAGCGCAGAATAAATAGCATTTAATTCTCAGAAGTTACTTCATCAATAACTGATCTATTTTGCTCCCTGTCCAACATGTGCAGTAAGTTGGACAAAATTTATAACCACAACCCAGGGGCCCTGGGGTTGGTCCCAGCACCTCTGCTAACCAGCGAGGAGACCTCTGCCAAGTTTTGAGTATCCCCAGTCCTCAATTTTCTCAACTCTAAAATGAACGGGTCAGACTGGATGAAAACTAAGGAACCTTCCATACCTAAAATATTGCCACCAATTCTGCGTGCACTAAATTCTATTCCCAGCTGAATGACAGAGGTTAAACGTCTTCCTCAATCACTTCTGAATTGCTGCTGCAAAGAAGAGTCTTGCTGCTTTTCTTGGTgtgattaaaaaaagatgttGGTTTCCTCTGTTCTCTAATACAAATAAATGTGCCAAaggaatttttcatttaaactttCTTAGAATTTTAGCTGAGACTGAATCTAGGAATTGTCACCTAGAAATTCATTTGCCGAGTATGTAATGAAAAACGAGGTGAAAACAAGTTCTGAGTAACACTTTTCAGTCACAGAAGTGCAGAATTTTCTCCTAGATGTCTAAAAGGGTCAGTCAAACTCCACCAATGGGTCCAGGGACGGACACTGCTatataaaggaataaaagttGCTGCGCAAGAGGCCAGGCCACTAAAAACGTGGACATTCATGTATGTAAGTGGGAAAAGCCACAGTGTCAGAAGTGGGTGTGGAATTCAAGGTCTTCATTCTTAATGCCTTAGCCCCTTGCTAATAATgctcacattattttatttactttcctccgtggtttttttcctccccatctCTCAGCACTTGCATTTTATAGTACTTTTAAGCTCCTGATACTCGTAAAACTATGATACTTTTGATTTAAAGCTCATAAGGAAAGAAAGCTCTTGGTGATTCCAATGTTGTCTGGCATTAGATATATTTAAGCAAACATTGCGGGAATAATGGGAATAATGTTGGACAGACCATGGCTACTGAAAATGACAAGACCTCTGGCCACCACCAGAGGAGCCCTCACCAGGACTTTACTGTTGGCGTCTGTTTACAGGACGTTCCATTTGGTCTACTCCACAATAAGTTCGATGCAGAGGAGACTTGTCAAAGGTCACCCACGTGTAAGCAAAGATTCTAGAATTAAAATCAGCGCACAGTCCAGACTCTACTATATTATACTGCTGTGAAGTGTCTTTGAACTTCCAAAAAATATAAGGCAGGTAGAAATCACTCTGGGGTCTGCAGTAAGGGTAAGGTCAACAAAAGGCTTTCTAATGTTATAAAAAGGAATAGAGGTGATATATCAGTGTATCACGACTCATTATGtgactcagaaaaaaattttttttcttttgaagattctattgatttgagaaagagattatgagcagaggggaagggcagaggagaagcagactccgcactgagcagggagcctggtgtgggactcgatcccaagacgtccggatcatgacctgagctgaaggcagacattcaacagactgagccacccagccaccttctgacttagaaaaattaattctgtgagtcctggggagcctgcctgaCAATGAGGTTTTCCTACATTGCCATGTGAGCACTTGTCAAGTCACTTATGACATGACACTTCACACAATTTCAAGACCCTACAGAGGACACAGCCCCAGCTGCAAGACTGGAATCCTGAAGGACTGGCTCCTCACTTGTCTGCTTGGTCAACTTGGTGCCCGGATATCCATGAAATCACCTTGCTTTTAGCCATAACAGTGATTATGTTGCACAACTTCTCAGGAAGCACTGAAGGATTTGGCTTTATTTCTACGGAGTAAATTGAATCATGATAATGGGAAAGCAGGATTAGAACCTGATGCTACAGTAATGACCTTGGTCACTCTTCCCTTCCCTCACTGCTCTCATCTAATTAGGACACTACAGATGAGAAAGGTGTTATCCCCAATGAAGCAGAGGGGCCATGGAGACGTTTTTACAAATAAGATCTTCATTTTTGTCACACTGGAATAATTTGGTGGACCTTTGTAAAACGGGAAGACAAAGTAATCCTCCATCCTGTGATTGATTTAACGTAGTTCCTTGTGACAGTGTACGTATCTGCATATTTGGTGGGTGGGTGCTGGTCAGGCTCTCATCCCTGGATCCACAGACTGACTGGTCATTAAGGAAAGTGCACCATCTATGGCATCCCAGGGAACACACTGTCTGGGTCCTATTTCACTTTGGAGCTGGCAACTACCAACCAAATAAACGTCTCCATGGCAACACGGATGATCTGCCCACTTCCTCTTTTCCCATCCTCGTTTGTTATGTGTCCGTATCATAGTAATAGAGATCTCCGCCTAGACAAAAGACAGgctcttgaaaaaataaataaataaaagcttgcccagaagttaaaaaaaaaaaaaaaaggcttttgtcCTTTTTAATCACTTCAAAATACCACTAACACAGCAGGCTGGAAACATAAATGAATTTTCTTAAGCTCAAAATTTGAAGATCACCTCAACTGAGGAAAATATCCATTAAAACATAGAGACATCAAGTGTTGAACTCTTCTGAGGGCGAGTTTTTCTGGAGTGATCCAGAAACTACGTTTCACAGTCTCTGGGGTAGCATTCCCATGGAAAGCCATTCTGCGGCTGAACCTGGGTGTTTCAGAATTCAACCTGCTACAACATAGGTGACATCAGTGTCACGACTGGAAGCATTTCCTGGGAGCAGTGGGGACAGTTACCAGTAGTAGTGTTGACCTATATTTTCATATCTATATTTTGCACAAACAAAACATTACCATAAACATCAAGCCAGACAAGAATTTAAGTTTTCCATCTGTTAACTTGCTTTCCATTGCCACACCATGCTTCTCTCAGCTGCAAGAAGCAATTCCCTTAACAAACCTGCAAATTTGTGCTGACAGCTTGGACAGCAATATGTAGCTTTCGGTTGATATAATTGAAACTAAACTGCATGTCTTCCGTGATTGAGGAGGACAGGCATTTACTTAGGAGAGTGGAAAGCTAAATTTAAAATCTAACAACATCATTCATGCTTATGAGTGGTGCTCAGATTCCCAGAGATAGACGTCTCTGCAAAGCAAACTTTTCCTCAATCGCCATGTTATTTTAGACCAAACTGATTTTCTACTTCACCTTCCTCTGTCTCTTGTTCTCCACCATCTCTGCACAGCCAgccaagagagaaaaaggggaaagagTGCGTTCCAGAACAAATAGGAAAGTGAGAAAATTGGGGGTTGCCACTGGTTGGTATGCTCCTGGATGAGGAACGCCCAAGGGTGTTTCACCACCAGAGCCCCTAAACACGCGGGGATGGGACAGATGTGTTGGAGAACTACAGCAATCAGGGTTGGCCTGCCTCAAAAACAACACGATTCTCCTCCCCATATGACTCTCTTGTCCTGCTTTTGGCCTGCAAGGGCTGCCTTATAATATGTCTTTTTAATCCAAGAAGATGGATGAGGGAAAAGAGATTGGAAACCTGGGAGTTTCGTTCCACCTTCCTAGGCCACCGGCTGGTGGCTGGACTAGACACTGGTCACTTGGTCTAAATTCCCAGAAGTCCTTTTAAAGCATCAATTCTAGGTTCAGCTTCTACTTTCTAAATATCCTTCTCTCTTCAAGGGTGGGGGGGCTTTTCATCTCCACCCATCCCAACCTCTCTTCTCCAAGCCCCGGGGCTGGGTTCTCAGTGTCCCCTCGGAGATCACAAATACCCGCACCCCTGCGGCCTCCAGGACTCGGCAAAAGGTTCTGTTAGCCGGTTCTGTTAGCCGTGCTGAAGACTAACCCGCTGCAACCCGGAGTTCTGGATTCCTCTGCCAAAGCATATGCAGCACAGAGGAGCAGAGCACGGGACAGCTGTGCCTCACCTCTTCCCATAAATGCGTCCTGGTCCTCACACCATCTGTGACTCGGCTGGTACTTGGATTAGCAAGTATCTTCCCAATACACCGTCGCCCCCTCTGAGTAGATGGTTAAGGAAGAGAGGACCGCACCCCACCCGCACCACCGCCACCCCTTAAGTCGCTTTGGGATCGACCTGCTTCCCCGGGAAGAGTTGGAGCTGTCGCGGCCGGCTAGGTGGGGAGGCTTCCGAGCAAGCTGGACGCTTTGCACTGGGCACCGGAGGCTCTGCTGGCGGGAGGGCGAGCCCCTGGGTGACGCTGGGTGGGCCCAGGTGGCgggcccctacccccacccccgccggccaGCAGTAGCGGGAAAGCTGGGGGGTCGCGTCCTCCCCTGGGTCGGAcgtgagggcagagggaagggggaaggagcggGGAGGCCGCAGATCTCGACAGACGGAGGACAGCGGGGTCTGGGGGGCCCCCGAGAGGCTCCggcgtggggggggggcgctcccCGAGCCcgagagagggatggagggagggctgggcaaaggggcaggggagagggaatgTTCGCAGGCGGAAGGACTGGGGGAGTCCAGGAGAGCCGCGGCCGAGGGGCGGCGGGCCCCAGGACCGGCTCCCACACCTGTGGCTTCGCACGGCGCCCGGGGCGCagcccgcatccggctccccgcggGCGGAATCCCGGGGCTCCCGGACGCGCTCGGGGACCCCGCTGCCCGCGGCGTTCAAGGACAGAGCCATGCGAGGCGAGGCTACCGCCCGGCTGGCCGAAGCAGGTGTGGGATGGGTGCGGAGGGCGGGTTGGCGGGTTCGGGGAGCTGCGCCCGCCCGGGTGCCCGAGCGGGGAAGGAGCTCCCGGCAGCCCGAGGCTGCTCAGGGACCGACGGCTTCCCGGGACCcgcgaggggcggggggcggcggctgcggcgTGGATCTTTGGGAGGACGCAGATGAAGGGTTGCCGCGGAGCCCTCCCCCAGCCGGGGTCCCGCCGAGGACTGGAGCGCGCGGGACACTCACCCACCGCCCAGTGGTTGCCGCGCGGGTACATCTTGTCCAGCACCGTGCCCTGGCCCCCCGGCaccggggcggc contains:
- the GRP gene encoding gastrin-releasing peptide, coding for MRGRELPLVLLALVLCQAPRGPAAPVPGGQGTVLDKMYPRGNHWAVGHLMGKKSTRESPYVYEEGSLKQQLQGYIRWEEAARNLLSLMEAKGTRSHQTPQREPLGIRQSAWDYQDDSNFKVIGPTREVGGLSASGSQPEGRNPPWN